The Rhodothermales bacterium genome has a segment encoding these proteins:
- a CDS encoding toll/interleukin-1 receptor domain-containing protein: MPPDEVFLSHASQNSKFASELAIEIRRHGIPVWYSTTNLVGAQQWMDEIGSALQRCDWLVVVLSPDSVNSMWVKREVSYALQEQRYEGRIVPLLLEDCDVERLSWVLGMIQRVDGRGGLAEAVREVLRVWGIGYRHAN, from the coding sequence ATGCCCCCTGACGAGGTATTCCTTTCGCATGCCAGCCAGAACTCTAAGTTCGCTTCTGAACTGGCAATTGAGATTAGGCGGCATGGGATTCCAGTTTGGTATAGCACTACCAATCTGGTAGGAGCACAGCAATGGATGGACGAGATCGGGAGTGCTCTTCAGCGTTGCGACTGGCTCGTCGTGGTGCTTTCTCCAGATTCTGTCAACTCTATGTGGGTGAAGCGAGAAGTCAGCTATGCGCTTCAGGAGCAGAGATACGAAGGGCGTATCGTTCCGCTTCTACTCGAAGACTGTGATGTGGAAAGGCTGTCGTGGGTGCTGGGAATGATTCAGCGGGTAGATGGGAGAGGAGGCTTGGCAGAGGCAGTCCGTGAGGTCCTCAGAGTATGGGGAATTGGATACAGGCACGCTAATTAG
- a CDS encoding toll/interleukin-1 receptor domain-containing protein produces MTVFISYAHSDRSLATEAAQALKKQGLRVWLDAWEILPGDNWSAKRGDALRDADAMVLLLTNRGIHSHTIEQDLSFATSERRFKGRVYPIYDGQEAMSEGPWVLKRLQGIRLDEYPEREEAFHVVADQIKKATPSYS; encoded by the coding sequence ATGACGGTATTTATCAGCTATGCGCACAGCGATAGATCGCTCGCGACGGAGGCTGCGCAGGCGTTGAAGAAGCAGGGCCTTCGCGTGTGGCTAGACGCTTGGGAGATTCTGCCAGGTGATAATTGGTCGGCTAAACGCGGAGATGCCCTCCGTGACGCTGATGCTATGGTGCTGCTGCTAACAAACCGCGGCATTCATTCCCATACCATCGAACAAGACCTCTCCTTTGCTACGAGCGAGAGGCGGTTTAAAGGACGCGTTTATCCTATCTACGACGGTCAGGAAGCGATGAGCGAAGGGCCGTGGGTTCTCAAGCGTCTTCAAGGCATCAGACTTGATGAATATCCTGAGCGCGAAGAAGCCTTTCATGTTGTGGCAGACCAGATTAAGAAGGCTACGCCCTCGTATTCCTGA